DNA sequence from the Gammaproteobacteria bacterium genome:
CACGAGAAACGACAACGTTCTGAACACGTTGCTTCCCGCTCCTCACCTTAACCTTTTACTGCACCTGCCGCTAAACCCTGGACTACGAAACGCTGTCCCAGGTAATAAAGAAGCATCACCGGGATAGCGGCGGACACGGAAGCGGCCATGATCTGTCCCCAGCGGAATACATCACCTGTGATAAGGTAACTGATGGCCACCGGGACGGTCTGTTTGCTGGGAGAAGTGATGAATATCAAGGCCAACAACAACTCATTCCAGGCGCTTGTAAACGTGAGGATACCAACAGCGACGAGCCCCGGAGCAGCTAAGGGGAGAACGATTCGGAACAAAGCCTGTAAGCGTGTCGCTCCATCTACCATAGCCTGCTCTTCAAGATCTGCTGGAATACTTCGAAAATATCCCATGAGCAACCAGGTGCTGAGAGGTGCTGAAAACGTCAAATAGACAAAAATAAGACCCTGCAACGTGTTGCCTAAATGGATACGAGCAATGATGACGGAGA
Encoded proteins:
- a CDS encoding carbohydrate ABC transporter permease yields the protein MLYRLSLGQKVIYYSLLVLLALIIVFPIYYMFSISLKIPKDIYRDPSLLPTNPTIRNYVELFTKMDFLVNIRNSITVAGTATLISVLISCLAAYSLVRLRYKGRDWIGRLILFTYLTPSALLFIPLSVIIARIHLGNTLQGLIFVYLTFSAPLSTWLLMGYFRSIPADLEEQAMVDGATRLQALFRIVLPLAAPGLVAVGILTFTSAWNELLLALIFITSPSKQTVPVAISYLITGDVFRWGQIMAASVSAAIPVMLLYYLGQRFVVQGLAAGAVKG